A region of Streptomyces sp. NBC_01264 DNA encodes the following proteins:
- a CDS encoding NF041680 family putative transposase, protein MSLMEQDVLRDAFAEVSHFRSELYACLTVRGDALFELCDALLCTDGPVRTLVDLALAPEHRRGHGGLYGGLNQGRIDVARLRRALAGMPLPRAADGRLVLAVDVSPWLRPDANTCADRAFCHTFGRGVGKHQMVPGWPYSVVAALESGRTSWTAVLDAVRLRPGADVAAVTTFQIREVLERLVAAGQWKPGDPNILVVLDAGYDAPRIAHLLAGLPVEILGRMRSDRVMCRPAPTREEFHRQHPAGGRPPRHGGEFVFGQPETWGSEHVVTATDTRLYGNATARAWDRLHPRLTRRAAWLAHGAELPVIEGTVIRLTVEKLPSGGVNKPVWLWWSGTGATTADVDRCWQSFLRRFDLEHTFRLFKQTLGWTKPRLRSSDAADRWTWIILAAHARLRLARPLAADLRRPWEKPAEPNRLTPARVRRGFRNLHARTGTPARAPKPTRPGPGRPPGSKNQRPATRYDVGRVLATGEPYTRPAHHKIGTKPRRTG, encoded by the coding sequence ATGAGTCTGATGGAGCAGGACGTCCTGCGGGACGCGTTCGCGGAAGTGTCACACTTCCGGTCGGAGTTGTACGCGTGTCTGACCGTGCGGGGCGATGCCTTGTTCGAGTTGTGCGACGCGTTGCTGTGCACGGACGGACCGGTGCGGACGCTCGTAGATCTCGCGCTCGCGCCTGAACACCGCCGTGGTCACGGTGGTTTGTACGGCGGTCTCAACCAGGGCCGGATCGATGTCGCCCGGCTGCGCCGGGCCCTGGCCGGGATGCCACTGCCGAGGGCGGCGGACGGCAGGCTGGTCCTGGCGGTGGACGTCTCGCCGTGGCTGAGGCCGGACGCCAATACCTGCGCTGACCGGGCCTTCTGCCACACTTTCGGCCGTGGCGTGGGCAAACACCAGATGGTGCCCGGCTGGCCGTACTCGGTAGTGGCCGCGCTGGAGAGCGGCCGCACCTCGTGGACGGCAGTGCTCGATGCGGTCCGTCTCCGGCCCGGCGCTGACGTGGCAGCGGTGACCACGTTCCAGATTCGCGAGGTCCTCGAGCGACTCGTTGCAGCGGGCCAGTGGAAGCCAGGCGACCCGAACATCCTGGTCGTGCTGGACGCCGGATACGACGCTCCGCGCATCGCTCACCTGCTGGCCGGCCTGCCCGTCGAGATCCTGGGACGGATGCGTTCGGACCGGGTGATGTGCCGGCCGGCTCCCACCCGCGAGGAGTTCCACAGGCAGCATCCCGCCGGCGGACGCCCACCGAGGCACGGCGGCGAGTTCGTCTTCGGCCAGCCCGAGACCTGGGGCTCTGAGCATGTCGTGACGGCCACGGACACCCGCCTCTACGGGAATGCGACCGCGCGGGCGTGGGACCGGCTGCACCCCAGGCTGACCCGGCGGGCCGCCTGGCTCGCCCACGGGGCTGAACTGCCCGTGATCGAGGGGACCGTCATCCGCCTGACCGTGGAGAAACTGCCCAGCGGCGGGGTCAACAAGCCGGTCTGGCTGTGGTGGTCGGGCACCGGCGCCACCACCGCGGACGTCGACCGCTGCTGGCAGTCCTTCCTCCGACGATTCGACCTCGAGCACACCTTCCGCCTGTTCAAACAGACCCTCGGCTGGACCAAGCCCCGGCTCCGCAGCTCGGACGCGGCAGACCGCTGGACCTGGATCATCCTGGCCGCACATGCCCGGCTCCGCCTTGCCCGCCCGCTGGCCGCCGACCTCCGCCGGCCGTGGGAGAAGCCAGCGGAACCGAACAGGCTGACACCGGCCCGCGTCCGCAGAGGGTTCAGGAACCTGCACGCGCGGACCGGCACACCAGCCCGTGCACCAAAACCGACCCGCCCGGGCCCCGGCCGACCTCCCGGCTCGAAGAACCAGCGTCCCGCCACCCGCTACGACGTCGGACGCGTCCTCGCCACCGGCGAGCCCTACACCCGACCAGCACACCACAAAATCGGGACCAAACCCCGCCGAACTGGATAA
- a CDS encoding inorganic phosphate transporter: MGCLTRLGPRQGCVAQTSAAAVLLASSHLGFAVSTTHAVTGSVSGAGLATPGGVLSRKTVRAMLVSWVLTLPAAGLVAALAFLLTEQGAWGQDTTAALLVCATLAFWARSRRTAVTARSVAPEAADSPATATAAA; the protein is encoded by the coding sequence ATGGGATGTCTGACCCGGCTCGGCCCGCGGCAGGGCTGCGTGGCCCAGACGAGCGCGGCGGCCGTGCTGCTGGCCTCTTCGCACCTGGGCTTCGCGGTGTCGACCACGCACGCCGTCACCGGCAGCGTCTCCGGGGCCGGGCTCGCCACCCCCGGCGGGGTCCTGAGCCGGAAGACCGTGCGGGCCATGCTCGTGTCCTGGGTCCTCACGCTGCCCGCGGCCGGGCTCGTCGCCGCCCTGGCCTTCCTGCTCACGGAGCAGGGCGCCTGGGGCCAGGACACCACGGCCGCCCTGCTGGTGTGCGCGACCCTCGCCTTCTGGGCCCGGTCCCGCCGGACGGCCGTCACCGCGCGGAGCGTCGCGCCGGAGGCGGCCGACAGCCCTGCCACCGCAACCGCAGCCGCTTGA
- a CDS encoding alpha/beta hydrolase, translated as MRRRPALSLRPSRPFLAFLPLRRAAALLAAAATAAAAFVVAAPAAPVGAASVLPSLPAPNAAGLTLRTWSVAAGQSERMGDASVTTSAIFAAHGGTPSINPVQVPVRVRILLPEDYQRDPAHPYPVLYLLHGGTGDVEQWSKTDEGNVTANLKDSAFKGIVVMPEGGKAGWYSDWAGHTDGFFAPQWETFHVQQLVPWIDANFNTVRAASGRAIAGVSMGGYGALRYAGRHPELFSAVGAFSPGTDIYDPGAQSIIANSTWTVGASILWTGLFDGKFRVTGDTPYRMATVFGTPDTWPGQNPVNLAVDGKYASYGGKMALYAGGTGGTGEKEIGAMTAALHQDLKDRAVGHRYCRGAGDHAWPYWGPELKDFVAYAYGPAPQTPQPPAPCPNDWGPETP; from the coding sequence ATGCGCCGCCGCCCCGCCCTCTCCCTCCGCCCCTCCCGCCCCTTCCTTGCATTCCTCCCCCTGCGCCGCGCCGCAGCCCTGCTCGCGGCCGCCGCCACCGCCGCGGCCGCGTTCGTGGTCGCCGCGCCCGCCGCCCCCGTGGGCGCCGCGTCCGTCCTGCCCTCGCTGCCCGCGCCGAATGCCGCCGGGCTGACCCTGCGGACCTGGTCGGTGGCGGCGGGACAGAGCGAACGCATGGGCGACGCCTCCGTGACCACCTCCGCGATCTTCGCCGCGCACGGCGGGACCCCGTCCATCAACCCGGTCCAGGTGCCGGTGCGGGTACGCATCCTGCTGCCGGAGGACTACCAGCGGGACCCGGCGCACCCCTACCCCGTGCTGTACCTGCTGCACGGCGGCACGGGCGACGTGGAGCAGTGGTCGAAGACCGACGAGGGCAATGTCACGGCGAACCTGAAGGACTCCGCCTTCAAGGGCATCGTCGTGATGCCGGAGGGCGGCAAGGCCGGCTGGTACAGCGACTGGGCCGGGCACACGGACGGCTTCTTCGCCCCGCAGTGGGAGACCTTCCACGTCCAGCAGCTGGTCCCGTGGATCGACGCCAACTTCAACACCGTGCGAGCGGCCTCCGGGCGGGCGATCGCGGGCGTCTCGATGGGCGGTTACGGGGCCCTGCGCTACGCCGGCCGCCACCCGGAGCTGTTCTCCGCCGTCGGCGCCTTCTCGCCCGGCACGGACATCTACGACCCGGGCGCGCAGAGCATCATCGCCAACTCCACCTGGACGGTGGGGGCTTCGATCCTGTGGACGGGCCTGTTCGACGGGAAGTTCCGGGTGACCGGCGACACCCCCTACCGGATGGCCACGGTCTTCGGCACGCCGGACACCTGGCCCGGGCAGAACCCGGTCAACCTGGCGGTCGACGGCAAGTACGCCTCGTACGGCGGGAAGATGGCCCTGTACGCGGGCGGCACGGGCGGTACGGGCGAGAAGGAGATCGGCGCGATGACCGCGGCGCTCCACCAGGACCTGAAGGACCGCGCGGTCGGCCACCGCTACTGCCGGGGCGCGGGCGACCACGCGTGGCCCTACTGGGGCCCGGAGCTCAAGGACTTCGTGGCCTACGCCTACGGCCCCGCCCCGCAGACACCGCAGCCCCCGGCCCCCTGCCCGAACGACTGGGGGCCGGAGACGCCGTAG
- a CDS encoding FUSC family protein: MNASDRTVMAEGLRSRMTAGFGDGSMVLRAAISAGLAWWIASVLLHSDAASLAPAGAIQATQATPFATARKSLQRAAGILFGFLLGVAATASIGTNTVSVLLVVLVGMYAGRLMNLGSQMHQIALTAVLVMGSATSFGYGASRLEDNVVGVLVGTCIGLVLPAPGFTRRAGEELARLNRQMAALLAEIARGLSEDDWAARTGDWVRRARSLSSELDAVRQAVRDAEDAIRWRPRGRSSRPRLDRLAEATQCLDHVGHQVRGITRGLYNLTFREGRPPALHWAQHEESMLPLRAEAPAGLDGVLAALAAILADLADVHVREDAPPPEVRARLAGLLGEAETGFLRTALAQSPAYADWRVLCTAGILEDSRKMLHELDPSIGPHKAALG, from the coding sequence GTGAATGCATCGGACAGAACGGTGATGGCGGAGGGCCTGCGGTCCCGGATGACCGCCGGCTTCGGCGACGGAAGCATGGTCCTGCGTGCGGCGATCTCGGCGGGACTCGCCTGGTGGATCGCCTCCGTGCTCCTGCACTCCGACGCGGCCTCACTGGCCCCCGCCGGCGCCATCCAGGCCACGCAGGCCACGCCCTTCGCCACCGCGCGCAAGAGCCTGCAACGGGCGGCCGGCATCCTGTTCGGCTTCCTGCTCGGTGTGGCGGCCACCGCTTCCATCGGCACGAACACCGTGAGCGTCCTCCTGGTGGTCCTCGTCGGCATGTACGCCGGACGCCTGATGAACCTCGGTTCACAGATGCACCAGATCGCGCTCACCGCCGTCCTCGTCATGGGCTCCGCCACCTCCTTCGGGTACGGGGCCTCGCGGCTGGAGGACAACGTCGTCGGCGTGCTCGTCGGCACCTGCATCGGCCTCGTACTGCCCGCCCCCGGTTTCACCCGCCGCGCCGGTGAGGAACTGGCGCGCCTGAACCGGCAGATGGCCGCGCTCCTGGCCGAGATCGCCCGCGGACTCTCCGAGGACGACTGGGCCGCGCGCACCGGGGACTGGGTCCGCCGGGCCCGCTCCCTCTCCAGTGAGCTCGACGCGGTGCGCCAGGCCGTCCGCGATGCCGAGGACGCGATCCGCTGGCGTCCGCGCGGCCGGTCTTCGCGGCCCCGCCTGGACCGGCTCGCCGAAGCCACCCAGTGCCTGGACCACGTGGGACACCAGGTCCGGGGGATCACCCGCGGCCTGTACAACCTGACCTTCCGCGAAGGCCGCCCGCCCGCCCTGCACTGGGCGCAGCACGAGGAGTCCATGCTGCCCCTGCGGGCCGAGGCCCCGGCCGGGCTCGACGGGGTACTGGCCGCGCTCGCCGCGATACTGGCCGACCTGGCCGACGTACACGTACGGGAGGACGCTCCCCCGCCGGAAGTGCGGGCCCGCCTGGCGGGGCTGCTGGGCGAGGCCGAGACCGGCTTCCTGCGGACCGCGCTGGCGCAGTCACCCGCCTACGCGGACTGGCGGGTGCTGTGCACCGCCGGGATCCTGGAGGACTCCCGGAAGATGCTCCACGAACTGGACCCCTCGATCGGCCCCCACAAGGCCGCTCTCGGGTAG
- a CDS encoding tetratricopeptide repeat protein produces MTSEDATPDNSGAAGQGYGGTVDMERRTAGADPQDELAARLRLLQELSGLGVRALAREVALSSSSLSRYLSGQTAPPWTAVVALCRLVKRDPRPLRSLWERSSSQALPAPPKASRQVQPKPRNDLPRDAADFTGRETQLAAVLAAVGSHRGVAVDGMAGVGKTCLAVRAAHRLAADYPDAQLYVDLHGFTEGRDPLDADSALRMLLGALDVPSERVPQEGLEQLAACWRAELADRRALVVIDNAVDAEQVRPLLPGAGDSVVLITSRNRLLGLDEVPPVSLDVLSPQESAELLARASGDSGGPEGRLAREPESAAEVLRLCGHLPLALRLAAARLRHRPGWTVGILVERLAEGASEFDTAFAMSVRQLDRGQARLFRTLGLLPGGSFDAYAAAALADVPLRDAREMLEDLVDAHLVQQPTAGRYRLHDLVHQHARGAWAQQDSPAERERALGRFLDYFVHAAAAADAAMPVLSPGRAPSAGRPPAALPRFADKHAACSWLASEYETMIAAFETAVAVGADAHVCELPRFLRAYFARRCGTTHLNHLFERSLAAAERLGDPLRLAEAYSDLGFARYNAGRMTEAAAAYEEAGLRVAEAGDIRSEAELVLRRGYLSWDRGSAGEPLELFRLAGKLYGEAGLPAGTAHAAASEAWALLQVGEREEAASRAREVLEVSHPDPAWPPALTARITLGMAIAAERPEEASEHLHRALALAREDGHVNNEAWSLNCLGVALRGMGRYDEALASHREAFALLDELFEEHWKVRFLGGYAETCRLAGLPEEALRLHRRTLELAPGLGCRHEEAQAHEGIAALLDDADPAAAAEHRTAGRSLREELAAGAP; encoded by the coding sequence TTGACCAGCGAAGATGCGACCCCGGATAATTCGGGCGCGGCGGGACAGGGATACGGGGGAACCGTGGACATGGAACGGCGGACGGCCGGGGCCGACCCGCAGGACGAGCTGGCCGCACGGCTGCGGCTGCTCCAGGAGCTGTCCGGGCTCGGCGTACGGGCCCTCGCGAGGGAGGTCGCACTGAGCTCCTCCTCCCTCTCGCGCTACCTCAGCGGCCAGACCGCGCCGCCCTGGACCGCGGTGGTCGCCCTGTGCCGGCTGGTCAAACGCGACCCCCGCCCGCTGCGCTCCCTCTGGGAGCGGAGTTCCTCCCAGGCGTTGCCGGCGCCCCCGAAGGCCAGCCGCCAGGTCCAGCCGAAGCCCCGTAACGATCTGCCGCGCGACGCGGCCGACTTCACCGGACGCGAGACCCAACTCGCCGCCGTGCTCGCCGCGGTGGGGAGCCACCGGGGCGTAGCCGTCGACGGCATGGCGGGCGTGGGCAAGACCTGCCTCGCGGTGCGCGCCGCGCACCGGCTCGCCGCCGACTACCCCGACGCCCAGCTCTATGTGGACCTGCACGGATTCACCGAGGGCCGGGACCCCCTTGATGCCGACTCGGCGCTGCGGATGCTGCTCGGGGCGCTCGACGTACCGTCCGAGCGGGTCCCGCAGGAGGGCCTCGAACAGCTGGCGGCCTGCTGGCGCGCGGAACTGGCGGACCGGCGCGCCCTCGTGGTCATCGACAACGCCGTCGATGCGGAGCAGGTGCGCCCGCTGCTGCCCGGCGCCGGGGACTCCGTCGTCCTGATCACGAGCCGCAACCGGCTGCTCGGCCTCGACGAAGTGCCCCCGGTGTCACTGGACGTGCTCAGCCCGCAGGAGAGCGCGGAACTGCTCGCCAGGGCCAGCGGAGACTCCGGCGGCCCCGAAGGCCGCCTCGCCCGCGAACCGGAGTCCGCCGCCGAAGTGCTGCGGCTGTGCGGCCACTTGCCGCTGGCCCTGCGGCTGGCCGCGGCCCGGCTGCGGCACCGGCCGGGCTGGACGGTGGGCATCCTCGTGGAGCGGCTGGCGGAGGGCGCGAGCGAGTTCGACACCGCCTTCGCCATGTCCGTACGGCAACTGGACCGGGGCCAGGCCCGGTTGTTCCGGACCCTGGGCCTGCTGCCCGGCGGCTCCTTCGACGCGTACGCGGCCGCGGCCCTGGCCGACGTACCGCTGCGCGACGCCCGGGAGATGCTGGAGGACCTGGTCGACGCGCACCTGGTCCAGCAGCCGACGGCGGGCCGCTACCGGCTGCACGACCTGGTGCACCAGCACGCGCGGGGCGCCTGGGCGCAACAGGACTCCCCGGCCGAGCGGGAGCGTGCCCTGGGCCGCTTCCTCGACTACTTCGTGCACGCGGCGGCCGCGGCCGACGCGGCGATGCCGGTGCTCTCGCCGGGACGGGCGCCCTCGGCGGGCCGGCCCCCGGCCGCACTGCCGCGGTTCGCCGACAAGCACGCGGCCTGCTCCTGGCTCGCCTCGGAGTACGAGACGATGATCGCCGCCTTCGAGACGGCGGTCGCCGTCGGGGCGGACGCGCACGTGTGCGAGCTGCCCCGGTTCCTGCGGGCGTACTTCGCACGACGCTGCGGTACGACCCACCTCAACCACCTCTTCGAGCGCTCGCTGGCCGCCGCCGAACGCCTCGGAGATCCGCTGCGCCTCGCCGAGGCCTACAGCGACCTGGGCTTCGCGCGCTACAACGCGGGCCGGATGACCGAGGCCGCGGCCGCGTACGAGGAGGCCGGACTCCGGGTGGCCGAGGCGGGGGACATCCGCTCGGAAGCCGAACTGGTCCTGCGCCGCGGCTATCTGAGCTGGGACCGGGGGAGCGCCGGGGAGCCGCTCGAGCTCTTCCGGCTGGCCGGGAAGCTGTACGGGGAAGCCGGCCTCCCGGCGGGCACGGCCCACGCGGCCGCCTCGGAGGCCTGGGCGCTGCTCCAGGTGGGCGAGCGCGAGGAGGCTGCGAGCCGGGCCCGCGAGGTGCTGGAGGTGTCCCATCCGGACCCGGCGTGGCCGCCCGCCCTGACGGCCCGCATCACCCTCGGCATGGCCATCGCGGCGGAGCGGCCCGAGGAGGCGTCGGAACACCTGCACCGGGCGCTGGCCCTGGCCCGCGAGGACGGGCACGTGAACAACGAGGCGTGGTCCCTCAACTGCCTGGGCGTCGCGCTGCGCGGGATGGGCCGGTACGACGAGGCCCTGGCCAGTCACCGCGAGGCGTTCGCGCTGCTGGACGAGCTGTTCGAGGAACACTGGAAGGTCCGCTTCCTGGGCGGCTACGCCGAGACCTGCCGGCTCGCGGGTCTGCCCGAGGAGGCCCTGCGCCTGCACCGCCGGACGCTGGAGCTGGCCCCCGGGCTCGGCTGCCGGCACGAGGAGGCGCAGGCCCACGAGGGGATCGCGGCCCTGCTCGACGACGCGGATCCGGCCGCGGCGGCCGAGCACCGCACGGCGGGGCGCTCGCTCCGGGAGGAGCTCGCCGCCGGGGCGCCTTGA
- a CDS encoding IS110 family transposase: MLLIGDDWAEDHHDVEVQDGTGRKLAVATLPEGVEGIAKLHALIAKYGGADVDSAEVVVGIETDRGPWVQALIASGYQVFAINPRQVNRFKERYGTSGAKSDKGDAHALADMVRIDRDQLRPVAGDSEQAQAVKVVARAHQTLIWERTRTFQRLRNTLREYFPAALDAYADLALTSTDALELLIKAPTPATAAKLTRPQITAVLTRHRRHNRPQKAATIQTALREEHLGLPEPVTAAYAAAATAHARLLISLNEQIAELERQVKAHFLEHPDAEIYLSMPGIAEITGARVLAEFGDDPTRYDNAKARKNYAGTSPITRASGKSHTVQARYVRNNRLASALQLQAFSALNTSPGARRYYDKQRARDAGYNPALRQVGNRLVGILHGCLKTRTHYDEATAWSHHAQLYPS; this comes from the coding sequence TTGCTGCTGATCGGTGACGACTGGGCCGAAGACCATCACGATGTCGAGGTCCAGGACGGGACGGGCCGCAAGCTGGCCGTCGCGACCCTGCCCGAGGGGGTGGAGGGCATCGCGAAACTGCACGCGCTCATCGCGAAGTACGGTGGCGCGGATGTGGACTCCGCCGAGGTGGTGGTGGGGATCGAGACCGATCGCGGCCCGTGGGTGCAGGCCCTGATCGCCTCCGGCTACCAGGTGTTCGCGATCAACCCGAGGCAGGTCAACCGGTTCAAGGAACGCTACGGAACCTCCGGCGCCAAGAGCGATAAAGGCGATGCGCACGCGCTGGCAGACATGGTCCGTATCGACCGTGACCAGTTGCGGCCCGTCGCTGGAGACAGCGAGCAGGCCCAGGCCGTGAAGGTCGTCGCCCGTGCCCACCAGACACTGATCTGGGAACGCACCCGCACCTTCCAGCGGCTGCGCAATACGCTGCGCGAGTACTTCCCCGCGGCCCTGGACGCCTACGCCGACTTGGCGCTGACCAGCACGGACGCACTGGAGCTGCTGATCAAGGCGCCCACGCCCGCCACCGCGGCGAAGCTGACGCGCCCCCAGATCACCGCGGTCCTGACCCGCCACCGCCGGCACAACCGGCCCCAGAAAGCCGCCACGATCCAGACCGCGCTGCGAGAAGAACACCTCGGTCTGCCCGAACCGGTGACCGCCGCCTACGCGGCCGCCGCGACAGCCCACGCGCGCCTGCTGATCAGTCTGAACGAGCAGATAGCCGAGCTCGAAAGGCAGGTGAAGGCACATTTTCTTGAGCACCCGGACGCTGAGATCTACCTCTCGATGCCCGGCATCGCGGAGATCACCGGCGCCCGGGTGCTCGCCGAGTTCGGGGACGACCCCACCCGCTACGACAACGCGAAGGCCCGCAAGAACTACGCCGGGACCAGCCCTATCACCCGGGCCTCCGGCAAGAGCCACACCGTCCAGGCCCGCTACGTCCGCAACAACCGCCTCGCCTCGGCCCTGCAACTCCAGGCGTTCTCCGCGCTGAACACCTCACCCGGCGCCCGCCGCTACTACGACAAGCAGCGCGCCCGCGACGCCGGCTACAACCCTGCCCTCCGCCAGGTCGGAAACCGCCTCGTCGGCATCCTCCACGGATGCCTCAAAACCCGCACCCACTACGACGAAGCAACCGCCTGGTCACACCACGCCCAGCTCTATCCCTCTTGA
- a CDS encoding carboxymuconolactone decarboxylase family protein: MQSRMQNPAVVLSGAMQPILDVFKAVHTGGVDKQTLELVHLRVSQINNCSSCVDSGAKAARKAGVSEERLATVAVWRETPYFTEEERAALLLAEAATRLADRPDAVSDEVWDTAATYFDEKQLAALVLMIGVTNLFNRLNATTRQIAGAWG, from the coding sequence ATGCAGTCCCGTATGCAGAACCCCGCGGTCGTCCTGTCCGGCGCGATGCAGCCCATCCTGGACGTCTTCAAGGCCGTGCACACCGGCGGAGTGGACAAGCAGACGCTGGAGCTGGTCCACCTGCGGGTGAGCCAGATCAACAACTGCAGCTCCTGCGTCGACAGCGGCGCCAAGGCGGCCCGCAAGGCCGGGGTGAGCGAGGAGCGGCTGGCCACGGTCGCCGTCTGGCGCGAGACCCCGTACTTCACCGAGGAGGAGCGGGCGGCCCTGCTGCTGGCGGAGGCCGCGACCCGGCTGGCCGACCGTCCCGACGCGGTGAGCGACGAGGTCTGGGACACGGCCGCGACCTACTTCGACGAGAAGCAGCTCGCCGCGCTCGTCCTGATGATCGGCGTCACGAACCTGTTCAACCGGCTCAACGCCACGACCCGCCAGATCGCCGGCGCGTGGGGCTGA
- a CDS encoding inositol monophosphatase family protein, translating into MIDELLARNLTDVDEAVRKAAAIEIMPRFRQLADHEVDQKSGPHDLVTDADRKAEEYLTAALTQLLPGSAVVGEEAVHADPTAYGALRADAPVWIVDPVDGTRQFVHGDPEFCTLVALAHRGELLASWTFAPALEEMATAVRGQGAYVNGERILSGSPRPGTELRVATAHPLYTTEDERRVLARLDVPGVVPRACGSAGLEYLKVARGEMDGLAFNWPSAWDHAAGLLLVAEAGGFQSTVDGVPFRVDRDNALPFAVGRDEATAVRIRELLRGE; encoded by the coding sequence ATGATCGATGAACTCCTCGCCCGGAACCTGACCGACGTCGACGAAGCCGTGCGCAAGGCGGCGGCGATCGAGATCATGCCGAGATTCCGCCAGCTCGCGGACCACGAGGTGGACCAGAAGAGCGGTCCGCACGACCTCGTGACCGACGCCGACCGCAAGGCCGAGGAGTACCTCACGGCAGCCCTGACCCAGCTGCTGCCCGGCTCGGCCGTGGTCGGCGAGGAAGCGGTGCACGCCGACCCCACGGCCTACGGTGCGCTGCGCGCCGACGCCCCGGTGTGGATCGTGGACCCCGTGGATGGGACCCGGCAGTTCGTGCACGGGGACCCGGAGTTCTGCACCCTGGTCGCCCTCGCGCACCGCGGGGAGCTCCTCGCCTCCTGGACCTTCGCCCCGGCGCTGGAGGAGATGGCCACCGCCGTGCGCGGACAGGGCGCCTACGTCAACGGCGAGCGGATCCTGAGCGGTTCGCCGCGTCCGGGCACCGAGCTGCGGGTCGCGACCGCGCACCCGCTGTACACCACCGAGGACGAGCGGCGCGTCCTGGCGCGCCTCGACGTGCCCGGTGTGGTCCCCCGGGCCTGCGGTTCGGCGGGCCTGGAGTACCTGAAGGTGGCCCGGGGGGAGATGGACGGCCTGGCCTTCAACTGGCCGTCGGCCTGGGACCACGCGGCCGGGCTGCTGCTGGTCGCCGAGGCGGGCGGCTTCCAGAGCACCGTCGACGGGGTCCCCTTCCGGGTGGACCGGGACAACGCCCTGCCGTTCGCGGTCGGCCGGGACGAGGCCACGGCCGTACGGATCCGGGAGCTGCTCCGGGGCGAGTGA
- a CDS encoding phytoene desaturase family protein, translating into MPSILDAVVVGAGPNGLTAAVELARRGFSVAVFEAADTVGGGARTEELTLPGFRHDPCSAVHPLGAGSPVFSTMPLKRYGLEWLHAPLPMAHPFDDGTAAVLSRSVAETAASFGPRDAGTYRRLVEPFLGKWDTLARDFMSLPNTALPRDPLTLARFGLAGLPPSTWLLSRFRDDRARALFAGLVAHVIAPLGGIGTSAVGLVFALAAHANGWPLPRGGSQSISDALAGYLRDLGGTVHTGFEVKRLDDLPPARAYVFDTSPTALARIARLGRVYDGYRYGASVFKLDYALDGPVPWTAEEPRRAGTVQIGPRTRDIDAALQLASGGRVPRTPFLIAAQPSLVDPGRAPEGKHTFWVYGHVPAGWDGDLTEAVERQLERFAPGFRDLVLARATAGPPQLAARNPNYVGGDIACGAASGLQLLLRPKLTLSPYNTAHPAVFLCSSATPPGPGVHGMSGHNAAKAVWRHLRAKGA; encoded by the coding sequence GTGCCGTCGATCCTCGATGCGGTCGTGGTGGGGGCCGGGCCCAACGGGCTGACGGCCGCCGTGGAACTGGCCCGGCGCGGCTTCTCCGTGGCCGTCTTCGAAGCCGCGGACACCGTCGGCGGCGGGGCCCGGACCGAGGAGCTCACCCTCCCCGGCTTCCGGCACGACCCCTGCTCGGCGGTGCACCCGCTCGGCGCCGGCTCCCCGGTGTTCTCCACGATGCCCCTCAAGCGGTACGGGCTGGAGTGGCTGCACGCCCCGCTGCCCATGGCGCACCCCTTCGACGACGGCACCGCGGCGGTGCTCTCCCGTTCCGTCGCGGAGACGGCCGCGTCCTTCGGGCCCCGCGACGCGGGCACGTACCGGCGGCTGGTGGAACCGTTCCTCGGCAAGTGGGACACCCTCGCCCGCGATTTCATGTCCCTGCCGAACACCGCGCTGCCCCGTGACCCGCTCACCCTCGCCCGCTTCGGGCTGGCCGGGCTGCCGCCCTCCACCTGGCTGCTGAGCCGCTTCCGCGACGACCGCGCCCGCGCCCTCTTCGCCGGGCTCGTCGCGCACGTCATCGCCCCGCTCGGCGGGATCGGGACCAGTGCCGTCGGCCTGGTCTTCGCCCTCGCCGCGCACGCGAACGGCTGGCCGCTGCCGCGCGGCGGCTCGCAGTCGATCTCCGACGCCCTCGCGGGGTACCTGCGCGACCTGGGCGGGACCGTCCACACCGGGTTCGAGGTCAAGCGGCTCGACGACCTGCCGCCGGCCCGGGCGTACGTCTTCGACACCTCCCCGACCGCGCTGGCCCGCATCGCACGCCTGGGCCGGGTCTACGACGGCTACCGCTACGGGGCGTCCGTGTTCAAGCTGGACTACGCCCTGGACGGCCCCGTCCCCTGGACCGCCGAGGAGCCCCGCCGGGCCGGCACCGTACAGATCGGTCCGCGCACCCGCGACATCGACGCGGCCCTGCAACTGGCCTCCGGCGGGCGGGTCCCGCGCACCCCCTTCCTCATCGCCGCCCAGCCCAGCCTGGTCGACCCCGGCCGGGCGCCCGAGGGCAAGCACACCTTCTGGGTATACGGGCACGTCCCGGCGGGCTGGGACGGCGACCTCACCGAAGCCGTCGAGCGCCAACTGGAGCGCTTCGCGCCCGGGTTCCGCGACCTGGTGCTCGCCCGCGCCACGGCGGGCCCGCCGCAGCTCGCCGCCCGCAACCCGAACTACGTCGGCGGCGACATCGCCTGCGGGGCCGCCTCCGGGCTCCAGCTCCTGCTGCGCCCCAAACTCACCCTGTCCCCGTACAACACGGCGCACCCGGCGGTGTTCCTGTGCTCCTCGGCCACCCCGCCGGGCCCCGGAGTGCACGGCATGTCGGGCCACAACGCGGCCAAGGCCGTCTGGCGCCACCTGCGCGCGAAGGGCGCCTGA